The following are from one region of the Etheostoma spectabile isolate EspeVRDwgs_2016 chromosome 17, UIUC_Espe_1.0, whole genome shotgun sequence genome:
- the LOC116705743 gene encoding RING finger protein 122 isoform X1: protein MHPVPWCNGSACDVGLQNGKMTSEELFHLPLNIYIIILGIGLFILMLTLFFCCYLFRLRRQGAREEFGYNEVVLKGAGKKLSLLGQTCAVCLEEFRSRDELGVCPCSHAFHKKCLLKWLEIRSVCPMCNKPICRLQPNPPPQAPERPQSLLEV from the exons ATGCATCCAGTCCCATGGTGTAACG GGTCTGCGTGTGACGTCGGACTGCAGAACGGCAAGATGACATCTGAAGAGCTCTTCCACCTGCCGCTCAACATCTACATCATCATCCTGGGCATCGGCCTCTTCATCCTCATGCTCACGCTCTTCTTCTGTTGCTACCTGTTCAG GCTCAGGAGACAAGGTGCAAGAGAAGAATTCGGCTACAACGAG GTTGTTTTGAAAGGAGCGGGGAAGAAACTGAGCCTTCTTGGT CAAACGTGTGCCGTGTGTTTAGAGGAGTTTCGCAGCAGGGACGAGCTCGGAGTGTGCCCGTGTTCCCATGCCTTTCACAAGAA GTGTCTGCTAAAATGGTTAGAGATTCGCAGTGTCTGCCCCATGTGCAACAAGCCCATTTGTCGCCTCCagcccaacccccccccacaagcACCTGAGCGGCCACAGAGTCTCCTGGAGGTCTGA
- the LOC116705743 gene encoding RING finger protein 122 isoform X2, whose protein sequence is MTSEELFHLPLNIYIIILGIGLFILMLTLFFCCYLFRLRRQGAREEFGYNEVVLKGAGKKLSLLGQTCAVCLEEFRSRDELGVCPCSHAFHKKCLLKWLEIRSVCPMCNKPICRLQPNPPPQAPERPQSLLEV, encoded by the exons ATGACATCTGAAGAGCTCTTCCACCTGCCGCTCAACATCTACATCATCATCCTGGGCATCGGCCTCTTCATCCTCATGCTCACGCTCTTCTTCTGTTGCTACCTGTTCAG GCTCAGGAGACAAGGTGCAAGAGAAGAATTCGGCTACAACGAG GTTGTTTTGAAAGGAGCGGGGAAGAAACTGAGCCTTCTTGGT CAAACGTGTGCCGTGTGTTTAGAGGAGTTTCGCAGCAGGGACGAGCTCGGAGTGTGCCCGTGTTCCCATGCCTTTCACAAGAA GTGTCTGCTAAAATGGTTAGAGATTCGCAGTGTCTGCCCCATGTGCAACAAGCCCATTTGTCGCCTCCagcccaacccccccccacaagcACCTGAGCGGCCACAGAGTCTCCTGGAGGTCTGA